Proteins from one Defluviitalea raffinosedens genomic window:
- a CDS encoding GNAT family N-acetyltransferase, whose product MNISIRKAVKEDIKAIAEIYNDAISNSTATFDLEEKTLEDRKQWFKEHDHNYPVIVAEYEGSVVGYGCLSSFRPKRAYDSTVEHSVYIHKDFRGKGIGTLILSELIKLASDLKYHVMIAVITEGNEDSIRLHKKFNFEYAGCLKEVGYKFNQWQSILFYQLLL is encoded by the coding sequence ATGAATATTTCCATACGAAAAGCAGTAAAAGAAGATATTAAGGCGATTGCAGAAATTTATAATGATGCCATTTCTAACAGTACTGCCACATTTGATCTGGAAGAAAAAACTTTAGAAGACAGAAAACAGTGGTTTAAAGAGCATGATCACAATTACCCCGTTATTGTAGCAGAATACGAAGGAAGTGTTGTAGGGTATGGGTGTCTTTCCAGCTTTCGGCCTAAGCGGGCTTATGACAGTACCGTAGAACATTCTGTTTATATCCATAAAGATTTCAGAGGCAAAGGCATTGGGACTCTAATATTGTCAGAGCTTATTAAACTGGCATCGGATTTAAAATACCATGTTATGATAGCTGTGATCACAGAAGGTAATGAGGACAGTATACGTCTTCATAAGAAATTTAATTTTGAGTATGCAGGATGTTTAAAAGAAGTAGGATATAAATTCAATCAGTGGCAGAGCATACTTTTTTATCAATTACTTCTGTAA
- the thrC gene encoding threonine synthase, with amino-acid sequence MNLLKYKSTRGGQSDISSAYAIVQGIAKDGGLFVPEALPKLEYSLEELKGMSYQELAYCIMKHFLTDFTEEELRGCIDKAYDQKFDTSKIAPLVKKDGVFFLELFHGPTLAFKDMALSILPHLLTTAAKKLNIEKEIVILTATSGDTGKAALEGFADVEGTKIIVFFPQDGVSEVQKRQMTTQTGDNTYVIGIKGNFDDAQNGVKEIFGDAEFNKYLDESNYMLSSANSINIGRLIPQVVYYFYAYFQMAESNDITLGEQVNVVVPTGNFGNILAAYYAKQMGLPIGKLICASNDNKVLYDFFNTGKYDKDREFILTISPSMDILISSNLERLIYQITGEDANKTKELMESLKAKGHYEIDDAMKEKLADFYGGFATQEETTIRIKELFEGTGYLIDTHTAVAYSVYKDYVDQTKDTTKTIIASTASPYKFTTSVMGALDKKYEAFSDFELLKKMSELTKNSIPESIKDLDKRPILHTTVCSKDEMKKVVAEILK; translated from the coding sequence ATGAATTTATTAAAATATAAAAGTACAAGAGGAGGACAAAGTGATATCTCTTCAGCTTATGCAATTGTACAGGGAATTGCAAAGGATGGAGGATTATTTGTTCCGGAAGCTCTGCCTAAATTGGAATATAGCTTAGAAGAATTAAAAGGAATGTCTTATCAGGAATTGGCTTATTGCATTATGAAGCATTTTCTGACAGATTTTACTGAAGAAGAATTAAGAGGATGTATTGACAAGGCATACGATCAGAAGTTCGATACTTCTAAAATAGCTCCATTAGTGAAAAAAGATGGTGTATTCTTTTTGGAATTATTCCACGGACCGACTTTGGCGTTTAAAGATATGGCGCTGTCTATCCTGCCTCATTTATTGACAACGGCAGCCAAGAAGCTGAATATTGAAAAGGAAATTGTCATTTTAACCGCTACTTCAGGAGATACAGGAAAAGCAGCTCTGGAAGGATTTGCAGATGTAGAGGGGACAAAGATAATCGTATTCTTCCCTCAGGATGGTGTCAGTGAAGTTCAAAAACGCCAAATGACGACTCAGACTGGGGATAATACATATGTCATAGGCATTAAAGGAAATTTTGATGATGCCCAAAATGGCGTAAAAGAAATTTTTGGCGATGCTGAATTTAATAAATACTTAGATGAAAGCAATTATATGCTTTCATCAGCTAATTCGATCAATATAGGCCGTTTGATTCCCCAGGTGGTTTATTATTTCTATGCATATTTTCAAATGGCAGAAAGTAATGATATAACTTTGGGAGAACAGGTCAATGTGGTAGTGCCCACAGGAAACTTCGGTAATATCCTGGCTGCTTACTACGCAAAGCAAATGGGATTGCCTATAGGCAAACTGATTTGTGCTTCCAATGACAACAAGGTATTGTATGACTTCTTTAATACAGGGAAATATGATAAAGACAGAGAATTTATTCTTACGATTTCACCTTCTATGGACATTCTGATTTCCAGCAATTTAGAAAGACTGATTTATCAGATTACCGGTGAAGATGCGAATAAAACAAAAGAATTAATGGAAAGCCTTAAAGCAAAGGGACATTATGAGATAGATGATGCAATGAAGGAAAAATTGGCTGACTTCTACGGAGGTTTTGCAACTCAGGAAGAAACTACCATTCGAATTAAAGAGCTCTTTGAAGGTACAGGGTATCTCATAGACACTCATACAGCAGTAGCTTATTCCGTATATAAAGATTATGTGGATCAGACAAAAGATACGACTAAAACGATTATAGCATCTACTGCGAGTCCTTATAAATTTACAACCAGTGTTATGGGGGCATTGGATAAAAAATATGAAGCTTTTTCGGATTTTGAATTATTAAAAAAGATGAGTGAATTAACCAAAAACAGCATTCCGGAAAGTATCAAAGACTTAGACAAACGTCCGATCCTTCATACAACAGTATGCAGTAAAGACGAAATGAAAAAAGTTGTGGCAGAAATTTTAAAATAA
- a CDS encoding DUF5717 family protein yields MENSRYKVMKEDYIEASPILSVSIQEIEIEVSAFSIYTGAIKINNIGEGQLKGRILSKMDYAQFTPKEWQNNEQVILYRIDTQEMMWGKQYEDVWLIESNGGEHEIFVHIHITKPLLTIDEQNVISDMKEFSKYAMEHWNIAKDVFFSPLFSNWLSQNNDLESQRIYQQLSMTPHTDWALEYFLRLSGYKQKPNLSVQDQIRKVEIYPTGEKFIEKGIVIHKSGWGLMDIQLETNVKWIRFSKSHYTHEDFRKDKLIINYEIIPDKIIHKKDFGYIYIIYEDAKIEYEVRVVKKDVFNIILPRDTFNKEDKGLLIIENKTGHDAMIQITPHEPWIQFESKKYLIAKRAEIPFRVRLTGWDKLAMGKRPYYETMVHIGAQAKSYKYEEDVLVKINAFNLEVLIDQEEKSETEKKDETFSGNNLATAMTYWIEGQIKDGASTDYYLKALNLLNAIYIENPADLKIGLLIIELNLRLENYDEAYGLLKNYLKLKKYFKSADQTILGIIYYFKALLDYYRGKHMSIQKSIKIFDECLKEQKTGVLYYLKAKLEKELFNEDYNEIKYYYEAYTHGFRSPLLYLDVFRLFCSNYSSFYNMKDMVRNTFIWAIRYQLIDDSSIRVFAGWMLQNQADFRIPKSSIEQIHYKLDTDETLSLLCNTYMNEDQKDPHVLEIYEKAIERRIYVKGIYQAYLKTAYALDIRDIPLSILQNALLKETFDEPLTAYIYSLLCTNSQYKMLLQMHYNKILLFGENSLRNNRKGRYYIDIYLKMLERNPTNHLLKKVVLEHLFLYEIHVKCPQVKYLWIMEKEKANMATYIVNRDILYVEAASSDVNSLTILCVGQRQKSFYSKDCIEIKKLIHDVPFELLLEYYEEGHKSIDLLIALTDYFIAQIEENKEISSFHKAEQIITECLENSALSDDFRRKTSAALGSLLARSNHSEKAAPYFKLLNPAHLPPAQIEEGVNALLEKDETHLAVQWAKKYNEINESTKIKLVKKSIEQGIQHAIILNASYELLIEGQYDKTIEVYLLNHYEGKLKDWIALREALILSDQPTVDLDKKILEKGIWIRGLSEDLERVFLSLFEKEKTSPMIHEFIDYCSYEILVNNKAVSKDTLKIFEEVFSDTKDMVLGSAMLHVYPKFQMYTNDKIIRPIFEWMKEKQFIFPIVKENKDKFPYFSYIEQNIPFIHRTKGGREVTFCYKIQGFPLNRKKMYPVAFNLYAVCVSLFYHEDMEYYIEELDEEGNCVLSEVYSYHYDVKALNDDVKEVYCQLNNAIIYSENMEMEKAEMILENLIYENQRNHTGYLL; encoded by the coding sequence TTGGAGAACAGTAGGTATAAAGTTATGAAGGAAGATTACATTGAGGCATCTCCAATACTTTCTGTTTCTATACAAGAGATAGAGATAGAGGTTTCGGCTTTTAGTATATATACCGGAGCAATAAAAATCAATAATATTGGGGAAGGACAGCTTAAAGGAAGAATTCTCTCCAAAATGGATTATGCTCAGTTTACTCCAAAGGAATGGCAAAATAATGAGCAGGTGATCCTATACCGCATCGATACACAGGAAATGATGTGGGGAAAGCAATACGAGGATGTTTGGTTGATAGAATCCAATGGAGGAGAACATGAAATCTTTGTACATATTCATATCACAAAACCTCTATTGACTATTGACGAACAGAATGTCATCTCCGACATGAAAGAGTTTTCAAAGTATGCCATGGAACATTGGAATATTGCAAAGGATGTCTTTTTTTCTCCTTTATTTTCTAATTGGTTATCCCAGAATAATGATTTAGAATCTCAACGGATTTATCAACAGCTTTCAATGACGCCTCATACAGACTGGGCTCTGGAATATTTTCTGAGACTGTCAGGATATAAGCAAAAGCCTAACTTATCGGTTCAGGACCAAATAAGAAAAGTAGAGATTTATCCTACGGGAGAAAAATTTATTGAAAAAGGTATAGTCATCCATAAAAGTGGATGGGGCTTAATGGACATTCAATTAGAAACCAATGTAAAATGGATTCGTTTTTCTAAATCTCATTATACCCATGAAGATTTCAGAAAAGACAAATTGATCATCAATTATGAAATTATTCCGGATAAAATAATACATAAGAAAGATTTTGGATATATTTATATTATTTATGAAGATGCAAAAATAGAGTATGAGGTTCGGGTAGTTAAAAAAGATGTTTTCAACATTATCCTGCCCAGGGATACTTTTAATAAAGAAGATAAAGGATTGTTGATCATTGAGAATAAAACTGGCCATGATGCCATGATCCAAATTACTCCCCATGAACCCTGGATACAATTCGAATCAAAAAAATACCTGATTGCTAAAAGAGCAGAAATTCCTTTCAGGGTTCGGCTAACAGGCTGGGATAAACTGGCGATGGGGAAAAGACCTTATTATGAAACCATGGTCCATATCGGGGCTCAGGCTAAATCATACAAATATGAAGAAGATGTTTTGGTAAAAATCAATGCCTTTAACCTGGAAGTTTTGATCGATCAAGAAGAAAAGTCAGAAACCGAAAAAAAGGACGAAACATTTTCCGGCAACAACCTTGCCACTGCCATGACTTATTGGATTGAAGGTCAGATCAAAGATGGGGCGAGCACTGATTATTATCTTAAAGCGCTTAATTTATTAAATGCAATATATATCGAGAATCCTGCTGATTTAAAAATAGGTCTGTTAATTATTGAATTGAATCTTCGTCTAGAAAATTATGATGAAGCATATGGCTTATTAAAGAATTACTTAAAGTTAAAGAAATACTTTAAGTCTGCAGATCAAACGATTTTAGGAATTATTTATTATTTTAAGGCATTATTGGATTATTATCGCGGAAAGCATATGTCTATACAAAAGTCTATCAAAATTTTTGATGAGTGCTTAAAAGAGCAAAAGACCGGCGTATTATACTATTTAAAAGCCAAGTTGGAAAAAGAATTATTTAACGAAGATTATAATGAAATCAAATATTATTATGAGGCCTATACCCATGGATTTAGAAGTCCGTTATTGTATTTGGATGTATTTCGGTTGTTTTGTTCCAATTACAGCAGCTTTTATAATATGAAGGATATGGTCAGGAATACTTTTATCTGGGCAATAAGATATCAATTGATTGACGATAGCAGCATAAGGGTATTTGCCGGCTGGATGCTCCAGAATCAGGCTGATTTTAGAATACCTAAGTCTTCTATTGAGCAGATTCATTACAAGCTGGATACTGATGAGACTTTAAGTTTACTGTGTAATACATATATGAATGAAGATCAAAAAGATCCACATGTTCTTGAGATTTATGAAAAGGCAATAGAAAGAAGAATTTATGTTAAAGGAATCTACCAGGCTTATTTAAAAACGGCATACGCCCTTGATATCCGGGATATTCCTTTATCCATTCTTCAAAACGCATTGCTTAAAGAAACCTTTGATGAACCATTAACAGCTTATATTTATTCTCTTCTTTGTACCAATAGTCAATATAAGATGCTTTTGCAGATGCATTATAATAAAATCCTTCTATTTGGAGAAAATTCCCTTAGGAACAACAGAAAGGGAAGATACTATATAGATATTTATTTAAAAATGCTCGAGAGAAATCCTACGAATCATTTGCTTAAAAAAGTTGTTTTAGAGCATCTGTTTTTGTATGAAATCCACGTGAAATGTCCACAGGTGAAATATCTTTGGATCATGGAAAAAGAAAAAGCCAATATGGCTACCTATATAGTCAACAGAGATATTTTATATGTAGAAGCAGCTTCTTCTGATGTTAATAGCTTAACGATTCTTTGTGTCGGCCAAAGACAAAAGAGTTTTTACTCAAAAGACTGTATTGAGATCAAAAAACTCATTCACGACGTACCTTTTGAATTATTATTGGAATATTACGAAGAAGGTCATAAATCGATAGATTTATTGATTGCACTTACTGACTATTTTATAGCCCAGATAGAAGAAAACAAAGAAATATCTTCATTTCATAAGGCAGAGCAAATTATTACGGAGTGTTTGGAAAACAGTGCTTTATCGGATGATTTCAGAAGAAAAACTTCGGCAGCTTTAGGCAGTTTGCTTGCCCGAAGCAATCATTCGGAAAAAGCGGCACCGTATTTCAAGCTGCTAAATCCGGCCCATTTACCTCCTGCTCAAATAGAAGAAGGAGTAAATGCCTTACTTGAGAAAGATGAAACGCATTTAGCAGTTCAGTGGGCAAAAAAATATAATGAAATCAATGAAAGCACGAAGATTAAACTGGTTAAGAAATCTATTGAACAGGGAATCCAGCATGCTATTATCCTCAATGCAAGTTATGAATTACTCATAGAAGGACAATACGACAAAACTATAGAAGTATATCTTCTGAATCATTACGAGGGAAAACTAAAGGATTGGATTGCATTAAGAGAGGCATTGATTTTATCAGATCAACCGACGGTTGATTTAGATAAAAAAATACTGGAAAAGGGTATCTGGATCAGGGGATTAAGCGAAGATTTAGAAAGAGTGTTTTTATCATTATTTGAAAAAGAAAAGACATCGCCAATGATTCATGAATTTATAGATTATTGCAGTTATGAGATTTTGGTTAACAATAAAGCAGTTTCTAAGGATACTTTGAAAATATTTGAGGAGGTATTTTCAGATACAAAGGATATGGTTCTGGGTTCAGCCATGCTGCATGTTTATCCGAAGTTTCAGATGTATACGAATGATAAAATCATACGCCCTATTTTTGAATGGATGAAGGAAAAACAATTTATTTTCCCGATTGTTAAAGAAAATAAAGACAAATTTCCGTATTTTTCGTATATAGAACAGAATATTCCCTTTATTCACCGCACAAAAGGGGGAAGAGAAGTGACTTTCTGCTATAAGATTCAGGGATTCCCCTTAAACCGTAAAAAGATGTACCCCGTGGCTTTTAATTTATATGCCGTTTGTGTATCTTTATTCTATCATGAAGATATGGAATATTATATTGAAGAGCTGGATGAAGAAGGGAATTGTGTTTTGTCGGAAGTATATTCCTATCATTATGATGTGAAAGCTTTAAATGATGATGTCAAAGAAGTATATTGTCAGTTGAATAATGCCATCATTTACAGTGAAAACATGGAAATGGAAAAAGCAGAAATGATTTTGGAAAACCTGATTTATGAAAATCAAAGAAATCATACGGGCTATTTATTATAG
- a CDS encoding helix-turn-helix domain-containing protein, translated as MSKYDNAKAMRELRKRRKMKKLCTRCGKPVEGEHVQCNACREYCKMYALLHPKEKVIIRSLKTWEVKNKKLYRLLLERKMTIPQLAQMVGVSSRSVDRWVFEGSIPKLENREKVNACLNAEVFDVEA; from the coding sequence GTGAGTAAATATGATAATGCAAAAGCCATGAGAGAACTGCGAAAAAGAAGAAAAATGAAAAAATTATGTACACGATGTGGAAAACCTGTGGAAGGGGAACATGTTCAGTGCAATGCATGCAGAGAATATTGTAAAATGTATGCATTGCTGCATCCAAAAGAAAAAGTCATTATTCGCAGTCTTAAAACATGGGAAGTAAAAAACAAAAAGTTGTATCGATTATTGCTTGAAAGAAAGATGACCATTCCCCAGTTGGCACAAATGGTGGGAGTATCTTCCCGAAGTGTGGACCGATGGGTTTTTGAAGGTTCCATTCCTAAGCTGGAAAATCGGGAAAAGGTCAACGCTTGCCTGAATGCAGAAGTATTTGACGTTGAAGCTTAA
- a CDS encoding Hsp70 family protein — protein MGTLGLDVERGLFLGIDFGTTNSVVSVYDFKEGQAQTIPIDGSNIFPTAIQFETDPDDPDKLSRIFGIQAKEAAIIYPQSTVLSVKRLLGSDEKIKITVDDKEYEFTPEQIAGEILGYLKQKADEYAQEELNIAGEFSGCVITVPANSTDKQKKMTKEAAKLAGFDEDNIYLRLEPAAAAISYAVNERKDKKVLVYDFGGGTFDACVLDIKMTEADEPTISILSTYGDNYLGGNDIDKIIMDMIYEEFKKMTNEEIDLFDLNADDGVSKRQKTTALVRLAQVANQAKERLSSAKSTKVVLAPFIQEPKIININMEITREAFLNHKRVNRLGDPDELFEKMEGKSVEDLINRTIECIDECLKSASLKSEDIDEIFLVGGSSSIPRIREKIKEKFNKEPFKSRISPALSISQGAAYYCNMIMMPTVKGPVVHEKTIHPLGLEIAGRRFMEIVKSGMDIPKEGLTVEAEELLMTNFDNVTSMAIVVYENTKPSGDEKKTCYVTEEGMKRLAGTSLRGIPPRPRGEEKVKVIFHVGQDNMLKVMAKSMSTSGVETELSVDDLY, from the coding sequence ATGGGAACATTAGGATTAGATGTGGAAAGAGGCCTGTTTTTAGGGATTGATTTTGGAACAACCAACTCAGTTGTCAGTGTATATGATTTTAAAGAAGGTCAGGCTCAAACCATTCCGATTGATGGAAGCAATATTTTCCCGACCGCCATTCAATTTGAAACCGATCCGGACGATCCTGACAAATTGTCCAGGATTTTTGGAATTCAGGCGAAGGAAGCTGCAATCATATATCCTCAAAGTACTGTGTTGTCTGTGAAACGTTTGTTGGGCAGTGATGAAAAAATTAAAATTACAGTGGATGATAAAGAATATGAATTTACTCCGGAACAGATAGCCGGAGAGATCTTGGGCTACTTAAAGCAGAAAGCAGATGAGTACGCTCAGGAAGAACTCAATATAGCCGGAGAATTTTCAGGCTGTGTGATTACCGTACCTGCCAATTCTACGGACAAACAAAAGAAGATGACCAAAGAAGCGGCAAAACTGGCTGGCTTTGATGAAGACAATATCTATCTCAGACTGGAACCTGCCGCTGCAGCCATTTCCTATGCTGTAAACGAAAGAAAAGATAAAAAGGTATTGGTATATGACTTTGGCGGAGGTACCTTTGACGCCTGCGTACTGGATATAAAGATGACAGAGGCAGATGAGCCTACGATTTCTATCTTAAGCACCTATGGAGATAATTATCTGGGTGGTAACGATATAGACAAAATCATCATGGATATGATTTATGAAGAATTTAAGAAAATGACCAATGAAGAAATTGATTTGTTTGATTTAAATGCTGATGATGGTGTTTCAAAAAGGCAAAAGACTACGGCATTAGTGCGTCTGGCTCAGGTAGCAAATCAGGCCAAGGAGAGACTTTCTTCTGCCAAATCAACTAAGGTGGTATTGGCTCCATTCATTCAGGAACCAAAAATCATCAATATTAATATGGAAATCACGAGAGAAGCCTTTTTAAATCATAAAAGAGTCAATCGTCTGGGTGATCCCGATGAACTGTTTGAAAAAATGGAGGGGAAATCCGTAGAAGATTTGATTAACAGAACCATTGAATGCATCGATGAATGTCTGAAATCTGCTTCACTGAAATCTGAAGATATTGATGAGATTTTTTTAGTGGGAGGTTCATCTTCTATTCCGAGAATCAGGGAAAAAATCAAAGAGAAGTTTAATAAAGAACCTTTCAAATCCCGCATAAGTCCTGCATTAAGTATTTCTCAGGGAGCAGCTTATTATTGCAATATGATTATGATGCCTACGGTAAAAGGGCCGGTTGTTCATGAAAAGACCATTCACCCCTTAGGTCTTGAAATAGCAGGAAGAAGATTTATGGAAATTGTAAAAAGCGGTATGGATATACCAAAAGAAGGCCTTACGGTGGAAGCAGAGGAGCTTCTTATGACGAATTTTGACAATGTAACCAGCATGGCAATTGTTGTATATGAAAACACAAAACCCTCCGGAGACGAAAAGAAGACCTGTTATGTAACAGAAGAGGGAATGAAACGCCTGGCAGGCACCAGCTTAAGAGGTATTCCTCCTAGACCAAGGGGAGAAGAGAAAGTCAAGGTAATCTTTCATGTTGGACAGGATAACATGCTTAAGGTGATGGCTAAAAGTATGAGTACAAGTGGGGTAGAAACAGAACTTTCTGTGGATGATTTGTACTAG
- a CDS encoding pyridoxal phosphate-dependent aminotransferase, producing the protein MEKSKHYQHGGDLESIEEHYGISRNQLMDFSSNVNPLGISPKAKKELAQNLDLISTYPDRKYTQLRQKIAKYTGADFESILVGNGSTELISLFITLIHPKKSLIIGPTYSEYEREIFLNGGQAEYYPLKETLNFQLDIENLKTHLSDEINLLVICNPNNPTGSYISQKDLGIILDYCASKNIYVMIDETYIEFVENMDEITAVPLSKSYDNMMILRGISKFFSAPGLRFGYGICGNPELIRRMNEIKNPWTINILASFGAGIMLEDSEYISATKKLIHSERTKIYNTLKDWKNIKVYKPCANFVLFKLLRNDITSSMIFEKLIEKHMIIRDASSFPFLNSSYMRFCFLLPEQNQKLLDALEEIIEK; encoded by the coding sequence ATGGAAAAATCTAAACATTACCAACATGGTGGAGACCTTGAATCCATAGAAGAACACTACGGGATTTCCAGAAATCAGCTCATGGACTTTAGTTCCAATGTAAATCCTTTGGGTATTTCGCCTAAGGCAAAAAAAGAACTGGCACAAAACCTGGATTTGATCTCTACTTATCCAGACCGTAAATACACTCAGCTCCGCCAAAAAATTGCCAAATACACCGGAGCAGATTTTGAATCCATATTGGTAGGAAACGGTTCAACAGAACTTATTTCTCTTTTTATTACACTCATTCATCCTAAAAAGTCTCTAATCATTGGGCCAACCTATTCTGAATATGAAAGAGAAATATTTCTAAACGGAGGACAGGCAGAATACTATCCTTTAAAAGAAACATTAAACTTCCAACTGGATATCGAGAATCTTAAAACCCATTTGTCCGATGAAATCAATTTGCTGGTTATATGTAATCCTAATAATCCCACAGGTTCTTACATATCGCAAAAAGATCTCGGTATTATTCTTGATTATTGTGCATCAAAAAACATATATGTTATGATTGATGAAACCTATATCGAGTTTGTTGAAAACATGGATGAAATCACCGCAGTACCTTTATCAAAATCCTATGATAATATGATGATTCTAAGAGGAATATCCAAATTCTTCTCAGCACCCGGATTACGTTTCGGATATGGCATATGCGGCAATCCTGAACTGATTAGGCGAATGAATGAAATTAAAAACCCCTGGACCATTAATATATTGGCTTCCTTTGGGGCCGGGATTATGCTGGAAGACTCAGAATATATTTCCGCAACAAAAAAACTGATTCATTCTGAAAGAACCAAGATCTACAATACTCTTAAAGATTGGAAAAATATTAAGGTCTATAAACCCTGTGCAAATTTTGTTCTTTTTAAACTGTTAAGGAACGATATTACTTCTTCTATGATTTTCGAAAAACTGATTGAAAAGCATATGATCATCAGAGATGCCAGCAGTTTTCCTTTCCTGAATTCAAGTTATATGAGATTCTGCTTCTTACTTCCAGAGCAAAATCAAAAACTTCTGGATGCCTTAGAAGAAATCATTGAAAAATAA
- a CDS encoding cold-shock protein, producing the protein MKKGTVKWFNAEKGFGFISVEGEDDVFVHFSAIQGDGFKTLEEGQAVEFEVVEGARGPQAANVVKL; encoded by the coding sequence ATGAAAAAAGGTACAGTTAAATGGTTTAATGCAGAGAAAGGTTTTGGCTTTATTTCTGTAGAAGGAGAAGATGACGTATTCGTACATTTCTCTGCTATCCAAGGAGACGGTTTTAAAACTTTGGAAGAAGGTCAAGCGGTAGAATTCGAAGTAGTTGAAGGCGCTAGAGGACCTCAGGCAGCGAATGTAGTTAAATTATAA
- a CDS encoding zinc dependent phospholipase C family protein, with product MSLLESAYGNFLRISFAVINPLKKSVIKTQCQVHKFINAAALNILKNDGYIKEYSLFSEYLDSINEGAVWADQDFKSIGHFYNPYTKKGLYGRRNAFDLSVKYYNDAIHLWKINEKNKAMFYFGAALHILQDLVIPQHANVRLLDHHKQYETFVKRTYKYIQEFKVEKGAYVLDSLEEYIKLNARTAIKLYKKFRIIEDDEQRFYRTTRCILPLAERTTAGCMVTFYRNIIPDEKINRYMLHQNTKTKN from the coding sequence ATGAGTCTGTTGGAATCTGCATATGGTAATTTTCTTCGCATTTCCTTTGCTGTAATTAATCCCTTAAAAAAATCTGTGATTAAAACGCAATGTCAGGTTCATAAATTTATTAATGCTGCTGCACTGAATATATTAAAAAATGACGGCTATATTAAAGAATATAGCCTATTTAGCGAATATCTGGACTCAATCAACGAAGGAGCCGTTTGGGCAGATCAGGATTTCAAAAGTATCGGCCATTTTTATAATCCTTATACCAAAAAAGGACTCTACGGAAGAAGAAATGCATTTGATTTATCCGTTAAATATTATAATGACGCCATTCATCTCTGGAAAATTAACGAAAAGAATAAAGCTATGTTCTATTTTGGTGCGGCCCTTCACATCCTGCAGGACTTGGTCATTCCCCAACATGCCAATGTGCGGCTTTTGGATCATCATAAGCAATATGAAACTTTTGTAAAAAGAACCTATAAATATATACAAGAATTCAAAGTGGAAAAAGGCGCTTATGTTCTGGATTCATTAGAAGAATATATAAAATTAAATGCCAGAACAGCAATAAAACTTTACAAAAAGTTCAGAATTATAGAAGATGACGAACAAAGATTTTATCGTACAACAAGATGTATTCTTCCTCTGGCTGAACGCACCACTGCAGGCTGTATGGTAACTTTCTACAGAAATATTATTCCTGATGAAAAAATTAATCGCTATATGCTTCATCAGAATACAAAAACTAAGAATTAA